In the bacterium genome, CCAGACCCTTGAACACGATAAAAGTCCGACATGTACCAACCGTCGGAACCATATTTCCACCGAGAAATACCCGATCCGCCCTCGCCTTTCATGGGATAAAGAAGGTCGTCGCCGTCAGGAATTGCGCTGCTCAATCCCGGCTCATGTTCATTCGGTATGTTCCCCTGGCTCAGTATCTTAAGGTCCTTGCCGTCGAAAGCAAACTGGATTAATTCTAAAAGATAGGGGCCATCCCTCTTCTCACTAATCGAGCTGTAACCGATGACTTGACAGATCCCAAACCCCGTTCCGGCAAAGGGATGCGGCGATCCATCGGCTCTTTTGGCTCCATAGGGCACGAATCCACCGACGACCGGATACTTGGTCATCTCTTTATTTTCGCCTGTTTCTGGATCCGGCGCGAAGTAATTGCGGGAGACGGGGTAAATCTTGGCCTGACTGGTGTTGGACAAGTCATCGAAGAGAACGATATCCGTGCCAGCTTCAAAATCCCACGTCTTTTCATAATCGCTGCGGATATTCAGAAAGACCCCCGCCATCCGAGGCGCAATTTGAAACGGAATTCCAATTCCATACCGCCAAACTTTTCCCTCGGGCTGATCCTTTGGCATTTGAAAATCCACTGGTCCCTGTGTTACTCTTAGCATTCCTGCCTCCTTAAGTTATACTGCCGTCGTTTGTGCCTTGATATGCGTACCAATCGCTGCTGCGGTATCGACCCAGATTTCATTTGCGGGGTCTTGCATGTATTCGCAAAGCTGCTTTAACACTCCAGCCGAGAGAGTTTGACTAGCAGATTCGGCGCCGATTCCATGACCGAAAAGGCATAGCCATCCGCCACTTCTGTGAACACCATCAACCATCGCTTTGAGCGCATCGAAATTACCCATATCCATATCAAGCCCCATCGTTTGGGCTAAATCCATATTCCAGGGGTTGTTTATCGACTCATCGAATGCGCTTCGGCCAACTAAAAAGTGCTTGGCAACAATTTGAACGTAGCTCTGACAATTAGTTCCGCGCCCGACGAAAGTTTGACCGCATGGATAGGCAAAGCTATTGGGGGTTACGCCTAGAAGTTTCTTAATCGTTTCATTCGCTTCCAGCAGTTCCGCTTCCATCCTATCGAGGGTGTAATCTTCGAGGTAGCTATCGCGATTGAAGCCATAATTGCCGCTGCAGGGATGATTTTGGGTGTGATTGCCCATCTCATGCCCAGCTTCGACAGCCTTGCCCCATTTCTCCAACTCTTGCTCAAGGCCGCCCTGATTGACGAAAAACGTGGCTTTAATGCCATAGTCGTTTAGAATGGGTATCCCCAGTTCGGTCTGACTGCTTCGGGCATCATCGAAAGTGAGGGTGACCGCCCCTTTCTTCCCATTCGGCCAAATAAACGGTTTATCTAATCTCGGATTAAAAAACATATTTCACACTCCTTATGTTCCTGTGATACCAGACTTAGACAGCTTTATGCCACAGAGTTGATTGTTAACAAAACCTTAATGTTGCCTTAACTAAACCTTAACAATTCGGAGATATTCTGTTATTAGTAAAGATGGAGGGAACGGTTAATGAGAATACCTAGTTCTGACATTCACATTCTTAAGCTTCAGCTTGCTCAGTTTGGCTCAATGGATGAGGGCATGCTTTGGGAGTTGTTCGGAGTGCTTGCCCGAGAAGAAATCATGGTAATCAAAGATCCCGAGATAGGCTTTGTTCCGATGCCGATTTACGACCCGGACGCTCGCGATTTCTATCTAGGCGAAGCGCTCGTGACCAGAGCGGAAGTTGAATATAAAGGACGTAAAGGATACGGGCTGGCAATAGGAGATTCACCTGCGAAAGCGTTAGCAAGTGCCGCCGCCGATGCTATTCTTCCAGGTAACGACATCGCATTAAGAGACCGTTTAAGTGAAATCTTCGCAAGAGCATGGGCAAGTATGGCTTGTGATGAGGTAGTGAAAACAGCAAACCCTCAGTCCCGAGAATATTCGGGAGCTTATGTAGTCTAATTTAAAAGAAGGAGTATATATGAGGATTGAACCTGAAGATATACATCAATTAAATGTCTTTTTGGCAGGTGATAGAGTCGAAGCCGGCCGATATCGTGAATTGAATTCCGGCAAGGAGCTTCATCTGGAAACAGAAGATACACTTCCTGCAAGCCTCGATGGCCGAGTAGCTTGCTATGCCAGAGTGACCAACACCTGGGCTGAGCTTAAAAAAGAGCTCTTGAACTAGCCCATTAGGCTTTTGAGGAAATCCGGCTTGAGCAGCGCGTGAGTTGCCCCTGCCTTGAGCATTCGCTCGTTGTAAGGCCGAGAAGAGGAGATAGCGGTAATAGATGGCACGCCATGCTTGTTGAGTTCAAGAGCAACATCACTGCCGTTGAACTTGCCGTAGATTTGATAATCCACAAACGCCTCGCACACCCGCCCCATGTTAATCGAGACCCCTTTAATCTCCCAGCGATAATCACGCCCTTTTATGAGCGGTCCCGTCATCTCATCCACCGCCGCCATACAAACGACCTGACAGTTATTTTTCTCAAAATGATCTGCTATCGCGATAGCGGCTTTCTCATCGTCTTCGATTATCAGAACAGTATCTCGGTTATTCATGACAGATTTTGTCCGTAGGGGCAGTCCTATGTGGCTGCCCCTACGATACTTTACTCTTCGGTTGCTGAGAGAGATGGCGTTGCCAAAGCTCTAATAGCTCAATGTGTATTTCCCATC is a window encoding:
- a CDS encoding polysaccharide deacetylase family protein, yielding MFFNPRLDKPFIWPNGKKGAVTLTFDDARSSQTELGIPILNDYGIKATFFVNQGGLEQELEKWGKAVEAGHEMGNHTQNHPCSGNYGFNRDSYLEDYTLDRMEAELLEANETIKKLLGVTPNSFAYPCGQTFVGRGTNCQSYVQIVAKHFLVGRSAFDESINNPWNMDLAQTMGLDMDMGNFDALKAMVDGVHRSGGWLCLFGHGIGAESASQTLSAGVLKQLCEYMQDPANEIWVDTAAAIGTHIKAQTTAV
- a CDS encoding phosphonate C-P lyase system protein PhnG; translation: MRIPSSDIHILKLQLAQFGSMDEGMLWELFGVLAREEIMVIKDPEIGFVPMPIYDPDARDFYLGEALVTRAEVEYKGRKGYGLAIGDSPAKALASAAADAILPGNDIALRDRLSEIFARAWASMACDEVVKTANPQSREYSGAYVV